In Phytoactinopolyspora mesophila, the following are encoded in one genomic region:
- a CDS encoding helix-turn-helix transcriptional regulator, with translation MGDPSRRMLELLSVLQSGRAWSGSELARRLGVPPRTLRRDIDRLRELGYPVQTQPGPGGYYRLVAGAAMPPLLLDDDEAVAVALALRSAGHATPDGHATPDGQASAGQPGDAAGGALRKLEQILPARLRRKVAAVRGATELAAGTMPPEVPVELFSVISEAVQQRRRLRFAYRDRDAERTHRDVEPYRQVLYRNRWYLLAWDIGRHDWRTFRLDRVAEAVATDHRFAPRDLPADTAAAYLEAALRTPRHRASIVFQAPIDQVSGRLVVRDGLLESLDSDHCRYTDWVDSFEWLAIKVTILGLDFVVEEPPGFVEYCRTLRDRLDDALGQSGSATDSTRAVSP, from the coding sequence ATGGGTGATCCGAGTCGTCGCATGCTGGAACTGCTCTCCGTTCTGCAGAGTGGCCGGGCGTGGAGCGGGTCCGAACTGGCTCGCCGCCTCGGCGTCCCACCGCGCACGCTACGCCGGGATATCGACCGGTTACGCGAGCTCGGTTATCCGGTGCAGACTCAGCCCGGCCCCGGCGGCTACTACCGGCTCGTCGCGGGTGCGGCGATGCCGCCCTTGCTTCTCGACGACGACGAAGCGGTGGCGGTGGCATTGGCCCTGCGCTCGGCCGGGCACGCCACGCCGGACGGGCACGCCACGCCGGACGGGCAGGCTTCCGCCGGGCAGCCCGGCGACGCGGCCGGGGGAGCGCTACGCAAGCTCGAACAGATTCTCCCGGCGCGGCTGCGGCGAAAGGTCGCCGCCGTACGCGGCGCCACCGAGCTGGCCGCCGGGACGATGCCGCCCGAGGTGCCGGTGGAACTGTTCAGTGTCATCAGCGAGGCGGTGCAACAACGACGGCGGCTGCGGTTCGCGTACCGAGACCGGGACGCTGAGCGGACTCACCGCGATGTCGAGCCCTATCGGCAGGTGTTGTACCGCAACCGCTGGTACCTGCTCGCGTGGGACATCGGCCGGCACGACTGGCGCACTTTCCGGCTCGATCGGGTCGCCGAGGCAGTGGCCACCGATCACCGTTTCGCTCCGCGGGACCTGCCGGCGGACACCGCGGCGGCCTACCTCGAGGCTGCGTTGCGGACGCCACGGCACCGGGCCAGCATCGTCTTCCAGGCACCCATCGATCAAGTGAGTGGGCGCCTGGTTGTCCGAGACGGGCTCCTGGAGTCGCTGGATTCCGATCATTGCAGGTATACCGATTGGGTCGATTCATTTGAATGGTTGGCGATCAAAGTGACAATTCTGGGCCTCGACTTCGTCGTCGAGGAACCGCCCGGGTTCGTCGAGTACTGCCGCACCCTGCGGGACCGGCTGGACGATGCATTGGGACAGTCAGGCAGCGCCACGGATTCGACGCGGGCCGTCAGTCCTTGA
- a CDS encoding excinuclease ABC subunit UvrA, producing the protein MKRTAWPTPDPAGQPAADRITVLGAREHNLKNVTVEIPKGAVTVVTGVSGSGKSSLVFDTIAAESQRQFYETFPAYVRYRLPAVRRPDVDAVWHLSPAIVVDQRPLGRQTRSTVGTATEVYTLVRLLFSRLGDPPAGESTAFSFNDPRGMCDRCQGLGSVDEIDVERLVDRERSLNGGALRFPGFTPGTYRWKRYVESGLFDNDKPLRLYTGDEWHTLLHATGIKPERPGPGWPPTSTYEGVLPRFRRSFIDVHRDKLPADVAAAVDEAVVRQTCPDCGGARLNATALAARINGLGIADWMAEEVEDLIEIAAAVDAPLVKGVVSGIVERLESLVGVGLGYLTLGRDTPSLSGGEAQRVKLVRHLGSSLSGLTYVLDEPSVGLHPADVSRVNTLIRQLRDKGNTVVVVEHDPDVIAIADHVIDLGPGAGVAGGEVVYSGDLAGLKSADTPTGASVRRRAPLKTDVRTPAGAIDVTHAGRHNVGEVSFSIPKGVLTAVTGVAGSGKSTLMTEILPAAVGNVVVIDQAPVLGSRRSTPASYAGVLDPIRRSFARAHGVGPGMFSANSDGGCPECKGLGMVQHDLAFMDPVTIVCESCDGTRFRPEALAYSLRGRNIAEVLAMTVTEAMVFFDEPRIAGPLRMLDRVGLGYLSLNQPLTTLSGGERQRLKLAREFETAGGIYVFDEPTTGLHQVDTLRLVRLLDRLVDQGNTVIVIEHDIDVINRADWIIGVGPGAGRHGGRIVFEGPSAMWAQAPPSFSMSCPG; encoded by the coding sequence ATGAAACGCACCGCATGGCCGACGCCAGACCCTGCCGGACAGCCCGCAGCCGATCGCATCACGGTGCTCGGGGCCCGCGAGCACAACCTGAAGAACGTGACGGTCGAGATTCCCAAAGGCGCCGTCACCGTCGTGACCGGAGTCTCTGGATCCGGCAAGTCGTCCCTGGTTTTCGACACGATCGCGGCCGAGTCCCAACGGCAGTTCTACGAGACGTTCCCGGCCTACGTGCGCTACCGGCTGCCGGCGGTGCGGCGGCCAGACGTCGACGCAGTGTGGCACCTCTCCCCCGCGATCGTGGTCGACCAGCGCCCGCTGGGCCGGCAAACTCGTTCGACGGTCGGCACGGCCACCGAGGTCTACACCCTCGTGCGCTTGTTGTTCTCCCGCCTCGGCGACCCGCCGGCCGGCGAGTCGACGGCATTCTCGTTCAACGACCCACGCGGAATGTGCGACCGGTGCCAGGGGCTCGGCAGCGTCGACGAGATCGACGTGGAGCGGCTCGTGGACAGGGAGCGCTCGCTCAACGGTGGGGCGCTTCGGTTCCCGGGCTTCACGCCCGGCACGTATCGCTGGAAGCGCTACGTCGAATCCGGGTTGTTCGACAATGACAAGCCGTTGCGGCTCTACACCGGCGATGAGTGGCACACCCTGCTGCACGCCACCGGGATCAAACCTGAGCGCCCCGGCCCGGGCTGGCCCCCGACATCCACATACGAGGGTGTGTTGCCGCGTTTCCGTCGCAGCTTCATCGACGTGCACCGGGACAAACTCCCGGCGGACGTCGCTGCCGCGGTGGACGAGGCCGTCGTCCGGCAGACCTGTCCGGACTGCGGCGGAGCACGACTCAACGCCACGGCGCTCGCCGCCAGGATCAACGGGCTCGGCATCGCCGATTGGATGGCCGAAGAGGTCGAGGACTTGATCGAAATCGCGGCCGCTGTCGACGCACCACTGGTCAAAGGGGTCGTTTCCGGTATCGTCGAGCGGCTTGAGTCCCTCGTCGGCGTCGGGCTCGGCTATCTCACCCTGGGCCGAGACACCCCGAGCTTGTCCGGCGGCGAGGCCCAGCGGGTGAAGCTGGTCCGCCATCTGGGGTCTAGCCTGAGTGGGTTGACCTATGTTCTCGACGAGCCCAGCGTGGGCCTACATCCGGCCGACGTCAGCCGGGTCAACACTCTGATCCGCCAGCTGCGGGACAAGGGCAACACGGTGGTCGTCGTGGAGCACGATCCGGATGTCATCGCCATTGCCGATCACGTCATCGACCTCGGTCCCGGCGCGGGCGTCGCGGGCGGCGAGGTGGTCTACTCCGGTGACCTGGCAGGACTGAAATCGGCGGACACCCCGACCGGCGCCAGCGTACGGCGGCGCGCACCGTTGAAGACCGACGTCCGCACCCCGGCCGGCGCCATCGACGTCACCCACGCCGGTCGCCACAACGTGGGCGAGGTCAGCTTTAGTATCCCGAAGGGTGTGCTGACCGCCGTCACCGGCGTTGCCGGCTCCGGCAAGAGCACGCTGATGACCGAGATCCTGCCGGCAGCCGTCGGGAACGTGGTGGTGATCGACCAGGCGCCGGTCCTCGGCTCACGGCGGTCCACACCCGCCAGCTACGCCGGAGTGCTCGATCCGATCCGGCGTAGCTTCGCCCGGGCGCACGGCGTCGGCCCGGGCATGTTCAGCGCGAACTCTGACGGCGGCTGCCCGGAGTGCAAGGGGCTGGGCATGGTGCAACACGATCTCGCCTTCATGGATCCGGTCACCATCGTCTGTGAATCATGCGACGGCACGCGTTTCCGCCCGGAGGCGTTGGCGTACTCGCTACGGGGACGCAACATCGCCGAAGTGCTCGCGATGACGGTGACCGAGGCGATGGTGTTCTTCGATGAGCCGCGGATCGCCGGCCCTCTGCGGATGCTCGACCGCGTCGGCCTGGGCTATCTGTCGCTGAACCAGCCACTGACCACACTTTCTGGTGGTGAGCGGCAGCGTCTCAAGCTGGCCCGGGAGTTCGAGACGGCCGGCGGGATCTACGTGTTCGACGAGCCGACGACCGGTCTTCATCAGGTGGATACGCTGCGGCTGGTCAGGCTGCTGGACCGTCTGGTTGATCAAGGCAACACGGTGATCGTCATCGAACACGACATCGACGTGATCAACCGGGCTGATTGGATCATCGGCGTAGGCCCAGGTGCCGGCCGCCACGGCGGGCGTATCGTCTTCGAAGGACCGTCGGCGATGTGGGCCCAGGCCCCGCCGTCGTTCAGCATGTCGTGTCCCGGGTGA
- a CDS encoding PadR family transcriptional regulator — translation MSKAGTKRRPVSNLLGLAVLGLLHERPMHPHAVAAELRERSLDRSFKVRTGSLYDVVAALERAGWIEAREKVQVGSRPERTVYGPTDAGRAALIDWVDELVRFPAEEFPAFVSAVTYLGVLEPADATSALRQRAERLRGVVEQLRDEHQAALAELDAEGKPRLFVLEAEYALHMHEAEVAWIEKTIAEIESGALSWPG, via the coding sequence ATGAGTAAGGCAGGGACCAAACGCCGGCCGGTGTCCAACCTGCTGGGCCTGGCGGTGCTCGGACTTCTTCACGAACGTCCGATGCATCCGCACGCGGTGGCCGCGGAGCTCCGCGAACGCAGCCTGGACCGCTCCTTCAAGGTCCGCACCGGCTCCCTGTACGACGTGGTGGCGGCGCTGGAACGCGCTGGCTGGATCGAAGCACGCGAGAAGGTTCAGGTCGGCTCCCGCCCCGAGCGCACGGTGTACGGTCCCACCGACGCGGGCCGCGCAGCGCTGATCGACTGGGTCGACGAGCTCGTGCGCTTCCCGGCCGAGGAGTTCCCGGCGTTCGTCTCCGCCGTCACGTACCTGGGCGTGCTCGAGCCGGCGGACGCGACGTCGGCGCTCCGGCAGCGGGCCGAACGCCTGCGGGGGGTCGTCGAGCAGCTTCGGGACGAACACCAGGCCGCGCTGGCAGAGCTCGACGCCGAGGGGAAACCTCGCCTTTTCGTGCTCGAGGCCGAGTATGCGCTGCACATGCACGAGGCCGAGGTCGCGTGGATTGAGAAGACGATCGCCGAGATCGAATCAGGGGCCCTGAGCTGGCCCGGTTGA
- a CDS encoding phytoene desaturase family protein, with protein MTPKRSRPNNTDNHHQSGRARPTPVKAQRAAGNVLTIAARYDAVIVGAGHNGLTAAAYLARAGRRVLVLERLGQVGGAAVSSRVFPSVDAWLSRYSYLVSLFPRRIITELELPITLRRRRYSSFTPVDNGGLLVDADDVAATASSFGALTGGAAEYAAWAEFHARLERAADRLFPTMTEPLMSRAQLRAMLDDDETWRILFEEPIGHHVASRFESDVVRGTVLTDALIGTFADPGDASLLPNRCFLYHVIGNGHGRWDVPVSGMGTVSGALHMAALQAGAQIVTGAEVTALDPSGAVAVAGADGSEYEVRGDYVLAGCAPSMLRRLLGESPAEAPEGAQMKVNMLLRRLPRLRADVDPDVAFSGTFHVNESMTQLDAAFTQAAAGRIPEVAPCEVYCHTLTDDSILSPSLRADGVHTLTLFGLHMPARLFREDNEQARSAAVRSLLASLNSMLAEPIEECLLRDDDGRPCLEAHTPIDIEEHLGMPGGHIFHEDLSWPFAEAAHDVGRWGVETEHPRILVCGAGARRGGGVSGIPGRAAAMAVLRT; from the coding sequence ATGACACCGAAGCGGTCGCGGCCGAACAACACCGACAATCACCACCAGAGCGGCCGCGCCCGGCCGACGCCGGTGAAGGCGCAGAGGGCGGCCGGTAATGTGCTGACCATCGCCGCACGGTATGACGCCGTGATCGTCGGCGCCGGTCACAACGGCTTGACCGCGGCCGCGTACCTGGCCCGGGCAGGTCGCCGGGTGCTGGTCCTCGAGCGTCTCGGCCAGGTCGGCGGCGCCGCCGTCTCGAGCCGGGTGTTTCCGAGCGTCGACGCGTGGCTCTCGCGGTACTCGTATCTGGTATCGCTGTTTCCCCGGCGGATCATCACCGAGCTCGAGCTGCCGATCACCCTGCGCCGGCGTCGGTACTCCTCGTTCACGCCGGTGGACAACGGCGGCCTGCTCGTGGATGCGGACGACGTCGCCGCCACCGCGTCGTCGTTCGGCGCGCTGACCGGCGGGGCGGCGGAGTACGCGGCATGGGCCGAGTTCCACGCCAGGCTTGAGCGCGCCGCGGACCGGCTGTTCCCGACGATGACCGAACCGCTGATGTCACGGGCCCAGCTGCGGGCGATGCTCGACGACGACGAGACCTGGCGGATCCTGTTCGAGGAACCCATCGGGCACCACGTCGCTTCCCGTTTCGAGAGCGACGTCGTCCGGGGAACGGTCCTGACCGACGCGCTCATCGGCACTTTCGCCGACCCCGGCGATGCCTCGCTACTGCCGAACCGCTGCTTTCTCTACCACGTGATCGGCAACGGCCATGGCCGCTGGGACGTACCCGTCAGCGGTATGGGGACGGTCAGCGGCGCGTTGCACATGGCGGCGCTTCAGGCGGGAGCGCAGATAGTGACCGGGGCGGAGGTCACCGCGCTGGACCCGTCCGGCGCCGTCGCCGTGGCCGGCGCCGACGGCTCGGAGTACGAAGTGAGGGGTGACTACGTACTGGCGGGCTGTGCACCCAGCATGCTGCGGCGGTTGCTGGGGGAGAGCCCGGCAGAGGCGCCGGAGGGTGCACAGATGAAGGTCAATATGTTGCTGCGGCGATTGCCGCGGTTGCGGGCGGACGTCGATCCAGACGTCGCCTTCAGCGGTACGTTCCACGTCAACGAGTCGATGACTCAGCTCGACGCCGCCTTCACACAGGCGGCGGCCGGTCGGATTCCCGAGGTGGCGCCGTGTGAGGTGTATTGCCACACGCTGACCGACGACTCCATTCTGAGCCCGTCCCTGCGCGCCGACGGCGTGCACACCCTGACTCTGTTCGGGCTGCACATGCCGGCGCGACTGTTCCGGGAGGACAACGAGCAGGCCCGGAGCGCGGCTGTGCGATCCCTGTTGGCGTCGCTGAACTCCATGCTTGCTGAGCCGATCGAAGAGTGCCTGCTGCGCGACGACGACGGGCGTCCGTGCCTCGAGGCCCACACGCCGATCGACATCGAGGAACACCTCGGCATGCCGGGCGGGCACATCTTCCACGAGGACCTCTCGTGGCCGTTCGCGGAGGCCGCGCATGACGTCGGCCGATGGGGTGTCGAGACCGAGCATCCCCGGATCCTGGTCTGTGGCGCGGGTGCGCGTCGGGGTGGTGGAGTCAGCGGCATTCCCGGCCGGGCCGCCGCGATGGCCGTGCTGCGTACCTGA
- a CDS encoding putative RNA methyltransferase codes for MLPVAVLQNLICPVCGGGFAESGQALRCEEGHSFDVARQGYVNLLSGRKPAGSADTATMVAARAGFLDAGFYRPIADALADAVAGPPAGAGSAGGLIVDVGAGTGHYLADVLERLPAAYGVATDVSVPALRRAARAHPRMAAVGADVWRGLPIRSGSAAVVLDVFAPRNAAEFHRVVRPDGLLGVVTPLPGHLGELVDRFGMLTIDERKDERVDETLATCFRRRSRHELTFAMDLGPTDIGNLIRMGPSAHHLDEDTLVRQLAELPERTGVTASVRVSAYQPVVEP; via the coding sequence GTGCTGCCAGTAGCCGTCCTCCAGAATTTGATCTGCCCGGTGTGTGGCGGCGGTTTCGCCGAGTCCGGCCAGGCGCTACGCTGCGAGGAAGGACACAGCTTCGACGTCGCCCGGCAGGGCTACGTCAACCTGCTGTCCGGCCGCAAACCCGCGGGCAGCGCCGATACCGCAACGATGGTCGCGGCTCGTGCGGGGTTCCTCGACGCCGGCTTCTACCGGCCGATCGCGGATGCGCTCGCGGACGCCGTCGCCGGCCCGCCCGCCGGGGCCGGATCGGCCGGCGGCTTGATCGTGGACGTGGGCGCCGGTACCGGTCATTATCTCGCCGACGTGCTCGAACGTCTGCCCGCCGCGTACGGTGTGGCCACAGATGTGTCAGTGCCGGCCCTTCGCCGTGCCGCCCGTGCGCATCCGCGCATGGCAGCCGTGGGGGCGGATGTATGGCGAGGCCTACCGATCCGGTCTGGATCAGCCGCCGTGGTGCTCGATGTCTTCGCGCCGCGTAACGCCGCCGAATTTCACCGGGTGGTGCGTCCGGACGGGCTGCTCGGTGTGGTCACTCCGCTGCCAGGCCACCTGGGCGAACTCGTGGACCGCTTCGGCATGCTCACGATCGACGAACGCAAGGACGAACGCGTCGACGAAACGCTCGCCACGTGCTTCCGCCGCAGATCACGTCATGAACTGACGTTTGCGATGGACCTCGGCCCCACTGACATCGGGAATCTGATCCGCATGGGGCCGAGCGCTCATCACCTGGACGAAGACACCTTGGTCCGGCAACTCGCTGAACTCCCGGAGCGCACCGGCGTCACCGCGTCGGTGCGGGTCTCCGCCTACCAGCCGGTTGTGGAGCCATAA
- a CDS encoding substrate-binding domain-containing protein has translation MLAAHRRELILDAVRSRGSVRLRDLIDELGVSMATVRRDVTDLAERGLVARTHGAISPVHSANGDHSPPAPRAHSRPAPTDSALPGAGLTIGMLVPSATYYYPEVIRGARAAGADLGAHLVLGISHYNPEADRSRIDELLAGDVDGLIITVSDQLASTNATADWLAALPVPAVLVERPAELGTGLEHLDSVSSDHAYGACLGVRHLANLGHRSITLVTRRDSPNRALVERGYQAGIREMGIGPLPAVTTPHPEVNPAEFDEAISGVVADVTQRQVSAVLVHNDQDAIVMIQRLHASGVRVPDDVAIVAYDDEVAAIIDTPLTAIAPPKHAVGRAAVELLIARLAHVDERPVQHLSMLPELRIRQSCGATVASLTDS, from the coding sequence ATGTTGGCCGCTCACCGCCGCGAACTCATCCTCGACGCCGTCCGCAGCCGTGGCAGCGTCCGGCTGCGCGATCTCATCGACGAGCTGGGGGTCTCCATGGCGACGGTGCGGCGGGATGTGACCGACCTCGCTGAGCGGGGTCTGGTCGCCCGGACACATGGTGCGATCAGCCCCGTGCATTCGGCCAACGGAGATCACTCTCCACCTGCTCCGCGTGCTCACAGCCGGCCGGCTCCCACGGATTCCGCCCTGCCGGGCGCGGGCTTGACCATCGGCATGCTCGTGCCGTCGGCCACGTACTACTATCCCGAGGTCATCCGTGGTGCGCGTGCCGCGGGCGCCGACCTCGGCGCCCATCTGGTCCTCGGCATCTCCCACTACAACCCGGAGGCGGATCGCAGCCGGATCGATGAACTGCTGGCCGGCGACGTCGACGGATTGATCATCACGGTGAGCGATCAACTCGCTTCCACCAACGCGACGGCGGACTGGCTGGCCGCACTACCGGTACCCGCGGTGCTGGTCGAACGCCCAGCCGAACTCGGAACCGGCTTGGAGCATCTCGACTCCGTCTCCTCTGATCACGCGTACGGCGCTTGCCTGGGCGTCAGGCATCTGGCGAACCTCGGGCATCGATCCATCACGCTCGTCACCCGCAGAGACAGCCCCAACCGGGCGCTGGTCGAACGCGGATATCAGGCGGGCATCCGCGAGATGGGCATCGGGCCGCTACCCGCGGTCACCACGCCGCATCCCGAGGTCAACCCGGCAGAGTTCGACGAGGCGATCTCCGGCGTGGTCGCCGATGTCACCCAGCGGCAGGTCAGCGCTGTGTTGGTGCACAACGACCAAGACGCGATCGTGATGATTCAGCGGCTGCATGCGTCCGGCGTGCGAGTTCCCGACGATGTCGCGATCGTGGCGTACGACGACGAAGTCGCCGCCATCATCGATACTCCTCTGACCGCCATCGCGCCACCCAAACATGCGGTCGGCAGGGCCGCGGTCGAGCTGCTAATCGCTCGACTCGCTCATGTCGATGAGCGACCAGTGCAGCACCTAAGCATGCTCCCTGAGCTGCGGATACGGCAGTCATGTGGTGCCACAGTTGCGAGCTTAACTGATTCGTAA
- a CDS encoding hydroxyacid dehydrogenase — protein MRRRRPQTLVAMGNGVARQILTEPVQARLRRLVDVDPHLVATDLLNDQVRPALTEAEVLLTSWGCPRLSTEVLAAAPRLRAVVHAAGSVKPHITDACWERGIQVSSAASANAVPVAEYTVAAILFANKHVLEIAGDYQRSREWVDWTALYPGLGNYRKTVGIIGASRVGRRVMALLKPFDMHVYLADPYVSNDEARALGAQLTTLDDLVASSDVVSLHAPALPDTYHLIGADELARMRDGAVLINTARPSLVDQKALTKELETGRLRAVLDVTEPEPLPADSSLFDMPNVLITPHIAGSLGDEVSRMAESALEELDRYTRGLPFAHPVTPDDLARSA, from the coding sequence ATGCGCCGTCGTCGCCCGCAGACGCTCGTCGCGATGGGAAACGGCGTCGCACGCCAGATTCTCACCGAACCCGTCCAGGCCCGGCTGCGTCGACTCGTCGACGTCGATCCGCACTTGGTCGCCACGGACCTGCTCAACGACCAGGTTCGCCCGGCCCTGACGGAGGCCGAGGTACTTCTCACCTCCTGGGGATGTCCGCGGCTCAGCACTGAGGTGCTGGCCGCCGCGCCGCGGCTTCGCGCCGTCGTGCACGCTGCGGGATCGGTCAAGCCCCACATCACCGACGCATGCTGGGAGCGAGGCATCCAGGTCTCGTCAGCAGCCAGCGCCAACGCGGTCCCGGTAGCCGAGTACACCGTGGCAGCCATCCTGTTCGCGAACAAACACGTGCTGGAGATCGCCGGCGACTACCAGCGCAGCCGCGAGTGGGTGGATTGGACCGCCCTCTACCCCGGGCTCGGAAACTACCGGAAGACGGTCGGCATCATCGGCGCCTCGCGGGTCGGGCGCCGGGTGATGGCGTTGCTGAAGCCCTTCGACATGCATGTGTACCTGGCCGATCCGTACGTGAGCAACGACGAGGCGCGCGCCCTGGGCGCGCAACTGACGACCCTCGACGACCTCGTGGCCTCGAGTGACGTCGTCAGCCTGCACGCGCCGGCCCTGCCGGACACCTACCACCTCATCGGTGCCGACGAGCTCGCCCGGATGCGCGATGGTGCTGTGCTGATCAACACCGCCCGGCCCTCGTTGGTTGATCAGAAAGCGCTTACCAAGGAGCTCGAAACCGGCCGGCTGCGGGCCGTGCTCGACGTCACGGAGCCGGAGCCGCTGCCCGCCGACTCGTCCTTGTTCGATATGCCGAATGTCCTGATCACGCCTCATATCGCCGGCTCGCTCGGCGATGAAGTGTCTCGTATGGCCGAGAGCGCGCTCGAGGAGCTCGACCGATATACCCGCGGGTTGCCATTCGCGCACCCCGTGACGCCCGACGATCTCGCCCGATCCGCCTGA
- a CDS encoding ABC transporter substrate-binding protein: MTLTNQKKRWTRRDALRLGGGGALLATMSLAGCAGSSDDPDDPNDDDAMDDPDRPLESPTLTEMVEAGELPPLEERLPVEADRLVVDGPDGLGAYGGTYNGAALGQGDDPWLERMIGYEPVLRADPQLDEILPGTFKDIAVNDDGTEFTIHMREGMRWSDGEPVTADDVMFAIEDVFFNAELHPNVPNMLHVNGEPCEAERVDDFTVRLTFDQPKGNLIDDASRAAQWWAPNLLFYPKHYLQEFLPEHNPEAEELAADAGFGDWTEHWEDRIQWWNNPQKPVLYAWVVTNPLNSGEVTVAERNPYYWKVDSGGAQLPYIDRLEFEVVQEDEVMLLKGVNGELDFHSRHFNSDQNKPVLAEGREDGDYDFVTVETTSMNRMIISLNMNHKDEELREVFQNKDFRIGLSHAIDRQDIIDTVYQRQGEPWQGAPHPDSEFYDEEFAKQYTEYDVDLANQHLDAAGLTEKDGSGYRLLPSGDRLRFTIDVTTLFPEWANATDMVTRYWAEVGVDATVNPIERNLFYERKEPATNEHDANVWAGDGGQKIEMLETRWWFPSGGEANYAPRWASYFDTRGEGEHALEPSPEALRQMELAWQIPLEPDPEVQKELFREILQISKEQFYVIGIASPADGYGIVKNNLRNVVESFPDSWLYLTPGPINIPTWYFAD; this comes from the coding sequence ATGACCCTCACGAACCAGAAGAAGCGTTGGACCCGACGAGATGCCCTACGTTTAGGCGGCGGCGGCGCGCTGCTGGCCACCATGTCGCTCGCTGGTTGCGCCGGCTCCTCAGACGACCCCGACGACCCAAACGACGACGACGCGATGGACGACCCGGACCGCCCGCTGGAGTCTCCGACGCTCACTGAAATGGTCGAGGCCGGGGAGCTCCCACCGCTGGAAGAACGGCTCCCCGTCGAAGCCGACCGGCTGGTGGTGGATGGCCCCGACGGCCTCGGCGCTTACGGCGGCACCTACAACGGCGCGGCGCTCGGTCAGGGTGACGATCCCTGGCTTGAGCGGATGATCGGCTACGAGCCGGTGCTGCGGGCGGACCCGCAGCTGGATGAGATCTTGCCCGGGACCTTCAAGGACATCGCCGTGAACGATGATGGTACCGAGTTCACCATCCACATGCGTGAGGGCATGCGGTGGTCCGATGGGGAGCCAGTGACCGCGGACGACGTCATGTTCGCCATCGAGGACGTCTTCTTCAATGCGGAACTCCATCCGAACGTGCCCAACATGCTGCACGTCAACGGCGAACCGTGTGAGGCCGAGCGAGTTGACGATTTCACCGTCCGGTTGACCTTCGACCAGCCGAAGGGCAACCTGATCGACGACGCCTCCCGCGCCGCGCAATGGTGGGCACCGAACTTGCTCTTCTATCCGAAGCACTACCTCCAGGAGTTTCTCCCCGAGCACAACCCCGAGGCGGAGGAACTGGCCGCGGACGCCGGCTTCGGCGACTGGACTGAACACTGGGAGGACCGGATCCAGTGGTGGAACAACCCGCAGAAGCCGGTGCTGTACGCGTGGGTGGTCACCAACCCGCTGAACTCCGGTGAGGTGACCGTTGCCGAGCGCAACCCTTACTACTGGAAGGTCGATTCGGGCGGGGCACAGCTCCCCTACATCGACCGCCTCGAGTTCGAAGTGGTGCAAGAGGACGAGGTGATGCTGCTCAAAGGTGTCAACGGTGAGCTCGATTTCCACTCACGGCACTTCAACAGCGATCAGAACAAACCGGTGCTGGCCGAAGGCCGGGAGGACGGCGACTACGACTTCGTCACCGTCGAGACCACCTCGATGAACCGCATGATCATCTCGCTGAACATGAACCACAAGGACGAGGAACTCCGCGAGGTCTTCCAGAACAAAGACTTCCGGATCGGGCTCTCCCACGCCATCGACCGGCAGGACATCATCGACACCGTCTACCAGCGCCAAGGTGAACCATGGCAGGGGGCGCCACATCCGGACTCTGAGTTCTACGACGAGGAGTTCGCCAAGCAGTACACCGAGTACGACGTCGACCTGGCCAACCAGCACCTCGACGCAGCTGGCCTCACCGAGAAGGACGGCAGCGGCTACCGGCTGCTGCCCAGCGGCGACCGGCTCCGGTTCACGATCGATGTGACGACACTCTTCCCGGAATGGGCCAACGCCACCGACATGGTCACGCGGTACTGGGCCGAGGTGGGTGTCGACGCCACCGTGAACCCGATCGAGCGGAATCTGTTCTACGAGCGCAAAGAGCCCGCCACCAACGAGCACGACGCCAACGTCTGGGCAGGTGACGGCGGCCAGAAGATCGAGATGCTGGAGACGCGCTGGTGGTTCCCGTCCGGCGGCGAGGCCAACTACGCCCCGCGCTGGGCGAGCTACTTCGACACAAGAGGTGAGGGCGAACACGCGTTGGAGCCATCTCCCGAGGCGCTGCGGCAGATGGAATTGGCGTGGCAAATCCCGCTGGAGCCCGATCCGGAGGTGCAGAAGGAGCTGTTCCGGGAGATATTGCAGATCTCCAAGGAGCAGTTCTATGTGATCGGCATCGCCTCGCCCGCCGACGGCTATGGCATCGTCAAGAACAATCTGCGCAACGTCGTGGAAAGTTTTCCCGACTCCTGGCTGTACCTCACTCCCGGCCCGATCAACATCCCGACCTGGTACTTCGCCGACTGA